One window of the Granulicella arctica genome contains the following:
- the coaE gene encoding dephospho-CoA kinase (Dephospho-CoA kinase (CoaE) performs the final step in coenzyme A biosynthesis.) — protein sequence MLRVGLTGGLGSGKSTAAQMFGECGAVVLQSDAIGRELMQPGQAVYRAIVERFGSAFVMADGRLDRPALARAAFAEGGVEALNAIVHPAVIARQEELMRGLAANSVVVIESALLFETKYGGPSGWRERFDRLVLVTAPDSLKVVRFVERAGASAETKQAFEAEAQRRLALQITDEVKAPQCDFVLRNDGDLAALEAQVRQVWSELVKATIAGS from the coding sequence ATGCTGCGAGTTGGGCTCACCGGAGGATTGGGGTCGGGGAAGTCAACGGCTGCGCAGATGTTCGGCGAGTGTGGCGCGGTGGTGCTGCAGTCGGACGCGATTGGACGAGAGCTGATGCAGCCGGGTCAGGCTGTCTATCGGGCGATTGTGGAGCGCTTTGGTAGCGCCTTTGTGATGGCTGATGGCCGTCTGGATAGACCGGCACTGGCCCGTGCAGCGTTCGCGGAGGGCGGCGTGGAGGCGCTGAATGCGATCGTTCATCCTGCGGTGATCGCGCGGCAGGAGGAGTTGATGCGTGGTTTGGCCGCCAACTCCGTTGTCGTGATTGAGTCGGCGCTGCTCTTTGAGACGAAGTATGGTGGGCCGTCCGGGTGGAGGGAGCGGTTCGATCGGCTGGTGCTGGTGACAGCTCCTGACTCGCTGAAGGTCGTGCGGTTTGTGGAGCGAGCAGGGGCCTCTGCCGAGACGAAACAGGCGTTCGAGGCCGAGGCGCAGCGCAGGCTTGCGCTCCAGATTACCGATGAGGTGAAGGCTCCGCAGTGTGACTTCGTGCTGAGAAATGACGGCGATCTGGCGGCGCTGGAGGCACAGGTACGACAGGTCTGGAGCGAGCTCGTCAAGGCCACGATAGCCGGTTCCTGA